Proteins from a single region of Sporosarcina sp. P33:
- a CDS encoding metallophosphoesterase: MKIIVLSDSHGDTSTVEEITSLPADAIFHCGDSELAANDPLCKGVHIVRGNCDRDNNLPASVVQKVGDDTVLAVHGHEHDVKRSMLTLTYAAAEQRASIVLFGHSHLYGAELIDGTLFVNPGSTTQPRGGRQATYAVIDADEAYTVSFYSMKHELVDQTVLIK; encoded by the coding sequence ATGAAAATCATCGTATTGAGCGATTCGCACGGTGACACATCAACCGTGGAAGAAATCACCTCTTTGCCGGCGGATGCGATATTTCATTGCGGAGACAGTGAGTTAGCGGCTAATGATCCGCTGTGTAAAGGTGTTCATATAGTTCGGGGCAATTGTGATCGCGACAATAATCTTCCTGCGTCTGTTGTACAAAAAGTAGGCGATGATACAGTGCTGGCCGTACATGGCCATGAACACGACGTCAAACGCTCTATGCTGACGCTTACTTACGCTGCGGCTGAACAGCGGGCGTCCATCGTATTATTTGGCCATTCCCACTTGTACGGAGCCGAACTGATTGACGGGACACTGTTTGTCAATCCCGGCAGCACGACACAGCCGCGCGGCGGGAGACAGGCTACATATGCTGTGATCGATGCGGATGAAGCGTATACAGTGAGTTTTTATTCGATGAAACATGAACTTGTAGACCAAACTGTATTAATAAAATAA
- a CDS encoding XTP/dITP diphosphatase, producing the protein MKEILIATNNKGKAKDFEVLFRPLGIKVLTLQDIEEPIDVEETGTTFQENAVLKAETAASLLGKVVIADDSGLEVDVLGGEPGVYSARYAGEPTDDEANIDKLLANLKQVPPTARQARFRCVLAIAGPGIETTTYSGSCEGVIANERKGGNGFGYDPIFYVPEKGKTMAELSAEEKSDISHRGAALEQLKKQLPEFLARLGDGQ; encoded by the coding sequence ATGAAAGAAATTTTGATAGCAACAAATAATAAAGGCAAGGCGAAAGATTTTGAAGTGCTCTTTCGTCCTCTGGGCATTAAGGTTCTGACACTGCAGGATATAGAAGAACCTATCGATGTAGAAGAAACAGGCACGACGTTTCAAGAAAATGCTGTGCTGAAAGCAGAAACGGCAGCCAGCTTGCTTGGGAAAGTTGTAATTGCGGATGACAGCGGATTGGAAGTTGACGTACTTGGCGGTGAGCCGGGCGTTTATTCTGCACGTTATGCAGGGGAGCCAACAGACGATGAGGCAAATATCGATAAATTGCTTGCAAACTTGAAACAGGTGCCTCCAACAGCACGTCAGGCCCGTTTCAGATGTGTTCTTGCCATTGCGGGTCCCGGCATCGAAACGACAACGTATTCTGGCAGCTGTGAAGGTGTAATAGCCAATGAACGTAAAGGCGGTAACGGATTTGGCTATGATCCTATTTTTTATGTGCCGGAAAAAGGAAAGACCATGGCGGAGCTATCGGCAGAAGAAAAAAGTGACATTTCCCACCGGGGAGCAGCGTTAGAACAGCTAAAAAAACAGCTCCCCGAATTTCTGGCACGGCTTGGTGACGGCCAATGA
- the rph gene encoding ribonuclease PH, producing the protein MRHDGRTTEDIRTVTIEKDYLIHPEGSVLISVGNTKVICTATIEERVPPFMRNSGKGWISAEYSMLPRATGQRTIRESSRGKVGGRTMEIQRLIGRALRAVVDLDAIGERTIWIDCDVIQADGGTRTSSITGAFVALVIAVNKLQIEKNLPTFPVRDFLAATSVGKLADGQLITDLDYVEDSSADVDMNVVMTGQGQFVELQGTGEEATFSRAEMNDLLTLAESGIGQLIEIQKEVLGELADKIGQQAGEA; encoded by the coding sequence ATGCGACATGATGGAAGAACAACAGAAGATATACGTACAGTGACAATCGAGAAAGACTATTTGATTCACCCCGAAGGCTCTGTACTTATTTCAGTTGGAAATACAAAAGTAATTTGTACGGCAACAATCGAAGAGCGTGTGCCGCCGTTTATGAGAAACAGTGGAAAAGGGTGGATCTCAGCGGAGTATTCTATGCTGCCGCGGGCTACCGGGCAGCGTACGATTCGTGAATCTTCCCGCGGGAAAGTGGGCGGCCGCACAATGGAGATTCAGCGTCTGATTGGACGTGCCTTGCGCGCAGTCGTCGATCTCGATGCGATTGGCGAGCGCACCATCTGGATCGACTGCGATGTCATTCAGGCAGATGGCGGCACGCGCACATCTTCGATTACCGGTGCGTTTGTTGCTTTAGTGATCGCTGTGAATAAATTGCAGATCGAAAAGAACCTACCGACATTTCCGGTACGGGATTTCCTCGCTGCCACGAGTGTTGGCAAACTGGCAGACGGGCAACTGATCACGGATCTCGATTATGTAGAAGACTCATCTGCAGATGTCGATATGAACGTAGTCATGACAGGACAGGGCCAATTCGTGGAATTACAGGGCACAGGGGAAGAAGCGACATTCTCACGGGCGGAAATGAATGATTTACTGACGCTGGCGGAATCAGGCATCGGGCAATTGATCGAAATTCAAAAAGAAGTGCTGGGAGAACTGGCAGATAAGATTGGGCAACAGGCAGGTGAAGCATAA
- the racE gene encoding glutamate racemase — MNAPIGVIDSGVGGLTVVRELRKYLPNEPIIYIGDDARCPYGPRPAEEVLAFTLDMVNSLAQMGIKMLVIACNTATAIALDEVRKQFDFPVIGVIQPGARAAVNASQTGEIAVLGTMGTVNSKAYDQAIYQLKPEATVYSLACPEFVPIVENGDYRTKQAREIVDRTLQPLHSHSFDSVILGCTHYPLLQEHIEAHFSNSKNIISSAVETVIDVERILNEQQILSAAPAEPLFYTTGSIEKFQSIVEDWLTLPQPDVRMLTF, encoded by the coding sequence GTGAATGCACCTATTGGAGTAATTGATTCAGGGGTCGGCGGGCTGACGGTCGTCAGAGAATTGCGCAAGTACCTGCCGAACGAACCCATTATTTATATCGGTGATGACGCGCGCTGTCCGTATGGCCCAAGACCTGCGGAGGAAGTGCTGGCGTTTACACTCGATATGGTAAACAGCTTAGCGCAAATGGGCATAAAAATGCTCGTGATTGCCTGCAATACGGCAACCGCCATCGCATTAGACGAAGTACGAAAACAATTTGATTTTCCTGTGATAGGAGTAATACAGCCCGGCGCCAGAGCCGCTGTGAATGCATCACAGACCGGTGAAATCGCAGTCCTTGGAACAATGGGCACAGTTAACAGTAAGGCATATGACCAGGCGATCTATCAGCTGAAGCCTGAGGCGACAGTATATTCGCTTGCATGTCCGGAGTTTGTGCCGATTGTTGAAAATGGTGACTATCGCACAAAACAGGCACGGGAGATTGTGGACCGGACATTGCAGCCTTTGCACAGTCATTCGTTTGACTCTGTCATACTGGGCTGTACACATTATCCGCTGCTGCAAGAACATATCGAAGCCCACTTCTCTAATTCGAAGAATATTATTTCTTCAGCTGTGGAGACAGTGATTGATGTGGAACGGATTCTCAATGAACAGCAAATCTTGTCTGCGGCACCGGCAGAACCGCTATTCTATACAACAGGCTCGATTGAAAAGTTCCAGTCAATTGTGGAAGATTGGCTGACTCTTCCGCAGCCCGACGTACGAATGCTGACGTTTTAA
- a CDS encoding MarR family winged helix-turn-helix transcriptional regulator, producing the protein MKRQETFQGADLLLNEPKNVSTDIAALEKDLRYIASIIKAQGRKILKNYTITPPQFSALQWLLEHGDMTIGDLSAKMFLAFSTTTDLVDRMENSQLVKRVRDEKDRRVVRIHLLPEGVRIIEEVIQKRQGYLQDVLINYDEQEIQQLSGLLSKLHEEMIRD; encoded by the coding sequence ATGAAAAGACAGGAAACATTTCAGGGAGCTGATTTATTGTTGAATGAACCAAAAAACGTATCAACCGATATCGCAGCATTGGAAAAAGACTTGAGGTATATTGCGTCCATTATTAAAGCACAAGGACGTAAAATACTGAAAAACTATACGATCACACCGCCTCAATTCAGTGCACTTCAATGGCTGCTGGAACACGGCGATATGACAATCGGAGATTTGTCCGCCAAAATGTTCTTAGCTTTCAGCACGACGACGGACTTGGTGGATCGTATGGAAAACAGTCAATTAGTGAAACGGGTGCGGGATGAAAAAGATCGCCGTGTCGTCCGTATTCACTTATTACCTGAAGGAGTACGGATTATCGAGGAAGTTATCCAGAAAAGACAGGGATACTTGCAGGATGTACTCATCAATTATGACGAACAAGAAATTCAGCAGCTGTCAGGTCTGCTGTCCAAATTGCACGAAGAGATGATAAGAGATTGA